The Campylobacter concisus sequence CATCTCTTCAACAGATGCAGCAGCTGTTTTTGCCATACTAAGAGCTAAGAAAATTTCACTTAAAAATAGCATTGCACCATTGCTTGAGCTTGAATCTGGCTCAAACGATCCAATGGCGATATTTTTAACTATGACGATCATTCAAATGATCTCACTAAATAGCACTCCAACAGCGACTGAGTGGGCGATTACACTGGTTAAGCAGTTTGGCATAGGTATCGCTATGGGCTATTTATTTGGCGTTGCTTTGCCGGCCATTTTTAATAGACTTCGCCTAAAAAACTGGGGTCTTTATCCAGTTTTTTCTATCGCTTGGATATTGCTTTTATACACACTTTGCTTTAAGGTTGGTGGCAATGGCTATTTAGCTGTTTATATAGCTGGAATTTTTATAAACAAAAAAGAGTTTTCTCATAAGAAAAATTTAGTCGGTTTTCACGACGGTATCGCTTGGACGATGCAGATAGTTGTCTTTTTGACGCTTGGTCTTTTAGTAAATCCTTCCGAGCTTCCAGCAACGGCACTAATGGCGCTTGTTTTGACCTTGTGGCTTATGTTTTTTGCAAGGCCACTTGGTGTTTTTGCATCGCTTGCATTTTCAAAATTTAAGATAAATGAGCAAATTTTTATCTCTTGGGTTGGATTAAGAGGTGTTGTGCCAGTGGTGCTAGCTACCTATGTTTATGTCGATGGTGTGCGTGATGCGGATATGATTTTTAACATTATATTTTTTATGGTTTTGATTTCGATTTTGATACAGGGTATGTCACTTGGCTTTGCGGCTGATAAATTTAAAGTCAAAGAGAGTGAGCAAGAGGATACTAAGCTGGTAGAAAACTCTCCGATTCTAAGCTATACACTTCGTCAGCATACCATACACTATGGCTCAAAATTAATTGGCAAAGATTTGGCTCAGCTTGAGCTTCCAAGCGAATTTTTAATAATCCTAATAAAACGTAAAAATGAGTACCAAAAGCCAACTGGCTCAACAATCTTTGAAGAAAATGACTTGCTACTGATACAATGCGAAAATCAAGTGCTTTATCAAGATACGATTAAGTATTTGACTTATTAAAATTTTTGATAAAACTTGCCACATTTCATTTCTCTTTGTAAATTTTTAAAACTTTACTCGCTTGCCTTAGCAGACTACTAAATTTAACTCTCGCAAGCTTTTTTACTAAATTTAGAGTCGTGATATACTCGCTCGTAAATTTTTAAAATTTTTCTAACATAAACACATACAGTGTGTTAGCATAATTGCATGCTGTCTATAACGTAAGTTAAATTTCTAGCCCAAAATGAGCTAGAAATTTCTTTATTCTAGGGCTTGAGCCAGATCAGCTATCAGATCCTCGGCGTTTTCAAGGCCTATACTAACTCTTATCAGCTCTTTTGTGATGCCAGCTTTGATTAGCTCTTCACTGCTTAGCTGTTGGTGTGTAGTTGAAGCCGGGTGCGTGATGAGCGACTTTGTATCGCCGATATTTACCACGATCTTAAAGAGTTTTACGCGCTCTAACATCTTTTTTGCGCGCTCAAAGCTATCAGTCTCAAAGCAAAATAGCCCATTTGTCATGCCATCTTTAAAGTATTTTTGCGCCTTTGCGTGATCTACGTTGTCGGCAAGTCCTGGGTATGCTACGCTTTTTATATGCTTGTGAGAGTTTAGAAATTTAGCCACTTTTAGGGCATTTTGTGAGTGCCTCTCAACTCTAACAGCAAGCGTTTCGAGACCTTGTATGAGCTGCCAAGAGTTAAACGGAGAGATTACAGCGCCGATGTCACGCACGATAGCAAGCCTCATTCTTAGCGTGTAGATGTCAAAACGATCCGTCATATCAGCATAGACGATGTCGTGATAGCTCGCATCTGGCACATTAAAATGCTCATATCTCTTGTTGCCTTTTAGCTTTTCGTTTAGGTGATTTGCACTTATGACCACACCTGCTAGGCTAAGACCCTGACCGCTCATATATTTGCTAGCACTATGCACGCAAACATCGACGCCATGGCGAAGTGGCTGAAAGATGATAGGCGTTGGCACGGTGTTATCGGTGATGCTAATGATGCCATATTTGTTTGAAATTTCTACGATTTTTTCTATATTTGGGATAGAAATTTGCGGATTTGAGAGCGTTTCAAAAAATATAGCCCTCGTTTTATCATCTATCAAGTCCTCCAGATCATCAGCCGTATCGCTGTCAAAGACTCTGGCCTCTATGCCAAATCTTTTTAGTGTGTGCGTAAAAAGTACTGTCGTGCCGCCATAAATTTTTTTGGCGATGATGATGTTATCACCTGCCTGGGCTAAATTTATGATGCTGTAAAACAAAGCTGACTGACCGCTTGCAGTCGCTATCGCAGCGGCTCCGCCCTCAAGCGCAGCGACCCTCTTTTCAAAGATATCTGTCGTTGGATTGCCAAGCCTTGTGTAGATGTGGCCGCCATCTTTTAGATCAAACCTAGCTGCGGCTGTCTCGGCACTTCCAAAGTCGTAAGCCGTGCTTTGAAAAATAGGCACAGCCATCGTGCCAAAGCCCTCATGTGTGTCGTAGCCTACGTGGATCGCAGCGGTTTCTTGCCTCATTTTTGCTCCTTTTAAGGTGATTTTGGCGTAAATTATACATTAGCAAAGCCAAAATTTAGGGGATAAAATCAAATTTTGATATAATTTGCCAAAAAAAGGAAAAATTTGAACCAAGTTACGGACAAATTTAAACGTGTAAAATATCTTCGTGCGCTAGAAAAATTTGCAAAATCAGCGATAAATGGGCTAAAAAGAGATGACTTTGATGAGACTGAATTTCGCCAAAGAGTGGAGAAAAACGCGAAAGTCATCGAAAAAGTCGAAGCTGTCTATCTTGATCAGCCATACTCAAAGGCACTAGAAAATTTTATAAATTTGCTTATCAAAAACGCCCCAAAAGAGGAGCTTTTGAAGGCGGCAAACCTGCTTGATAAGCTAAAAAATCAAAAGACATATAAAAAAGAGAAACATAAAAATAAATTTAAGGATGAGGATTGAAAGTAGTTATTTTCGATATGGATGGCACTGTAATCGATAGTGGCGAGGCGATATATAAA is a genomic window containing:
- a CDS encoding O-acetylhomoserine aminocarboxypropyltransferase/cysteine synthase family protein, which encodes MRQETAAIHVGYDTHEGFGTMAVPIFQSTAYDFGSAETAAARFDLKDGGHIYTRLGNPTTDIFEKRVAALEGGAAAIATASGQSALFYSIINLAQAGDNIIIAKKIYGGTTVLFTHTLKRFGIEARVFDSDTADDLEDLIDDKTRAIFFETLSNPQISIPNIEKIVEISNKYGIISITDNTVPTPIIFQPLRHGVDVCVHSASKYMSGQGLSLAGVVISANHLNEKLKGNKRYEHFNVPDASYHDIVYADMTDRFDIYTLRMRLAIVRDIGAVISPFNSWQLIQGLETLAVRVERHSQNALKVAKFLNSHKHIKSVAYPGLADNVDHAKAQKYFKDGMTNGLFCFETDSFERAKKMLERVKLFKIVVNIGDTKSLITHPASTTHQQLSSEELIKAGITKELIRVSIGLENAEDLIADLAQALE
- a CDS encoding potassium/proton antiporter gives rise to the protein MENLLLFFAVLLITSILLSKISDKFGIPSLIIFLGVGMLAGSDGLLGVNFDDQMIAQNVGMLALMFILYAGGLDTDFAAIKPIFGRGLALATLGVFLTALAIAPVAKYLLDFTWAEAFLLGSIISSTDAAAVFAILRAKKISLKNSIAPLLELESGSNDPMAIFLTMTIIQMISLNSTPTATEWAITLVKQFGIGIAMGYLFGVALPAIFNRLRLKNWGLYPVFSIAWILLLYTLCFKVGGNGYLAVYIAGIFINKKEFSHKKNLVGFHDGIAWTMQIVVFLTLGLLVNPSELPATALMALVLTLWLMFFARPLGVFASLAFSKFKINEQIFISWVGLRGVVPVVLATYVYVDGVRDADMIFNIIFFMVLISILIQGMSLGFAADKFKVKESEQEDTKLVENSPILSYTLRQHTIHYGSKLIGKDLAQLELPSEFLIILIKRKNEYQKPTGSTIFEENDLLLIQCENQVLYQDTIKYLTY